A single region of the Leishmania panamensis strain MHOM/PA/94/PSC-1 chromosome 23 sequence genome encodes:
- a CDS encoding hypothetical protein (TriTrypDB/GeneDB-style sysID: LpmP.23.1840), whose amino-acid sequence MWALTSRPIYSTEALQLMERYKVHNALQSNRWLLPRHLPLFAVRPLYPAQLVLPTSSVIQLPLCAVPFCSLPTWRKREILSLYPPPSTPPGSCLFLDSSGSDTRWRPASMSECFDAAFVRSDSPASHQHLLCAADCAAGGTFAEEVTVLNAQETNNPFLVDADLTHRNLLDKVAFQHSIGSSLTTIASQFRYTSFDWVEVTAVAAAGLRVCANAEPHLVSCADELRVVHISQLPSQRQEELVAAIPRQILIKSMAFSYVFYHKRWRYHKLMGLTSPLLHRHIPCCGTPQAQALQPLLWIAVDQNMEFHGTVTKRERHLPRRFYNSQQLELDACAFPSNR is encoded by the coding sequence ATGTGGGCTCTGACTTCCCGGCCAATTTATAGCacagaggcactgcagctgatgGAGCGTTACAAGGTGCACAATGCGCTACAGAGCAACCGGTGGCTTCTGCCACGGCACCTGCCCTTGTTTGCCGTTCGACCTCTCTACCCGGCACAACTGGTGCTGCCGACCAGCAGCGTGATTCAGCTTCCCCTCTGCGCCGTTCCCTTCTGTTCGCTGCCAACCTGGAGGAAGCGGGAGATTCTCAGCTTGTACCCACCGCCCTCCACGCCTCCGGGCTCGTGCTTATTTCTTGATAGTAGCGGGTCTGACACGCGATGGCGTCCAGCCTCCATGTCGGAGTGCTTTGATGCGGCATTTGTGCGCAGTGATTCCCCGGCATCTCACCAACACTTGCTGTGCGCCGCTGACTGCGCCGCGGGCGGGACGTttgcggaggaggtgacggtgcTCAACGCTCAAGAGACGAACAATCCTTTTTTGGTCGACGCTGACCTCACGCACCGCAATCTACTCGATAAAGTGGCGTTTCAGCACTCTATCGGCAGCTCGCTGACCACCATCGCATCACAGTTCCGCTACACATCATTTGACTGGGTCGAGGTgacagcggtggctgccgccggtctgcgcgtgtgtgccaaCGCAGAGCCACATCTCGTCAGCTGCGCCGATGAGCTGAGAGTGGTACACATCTCGCAGCTGCCGTCCCAGCGCCAGGAGGAACTTGTGGCCGCAATCCCGCGCCAAATTCTCATCAAGAGCATGGCATTTTCGTATGTCTTCTACCACAAGCGCTGGCGATATCACAAGCTCATGGGGCTGACGAGTCCGCTGCTCCATCGCCACATTCCATGCTGCGGCACCCCACAAGCACAAGCCTTGCAACCGCTTCTTTGGATTGCCGTGGACCAAAACATGGAGTTCCACGGTACCGTGACGAAGCGTGAGCGTCACTTACCCAGACGGTTCTACAACTCGCAACAACTCGAACTAGACGCGTGCGCTTTCCCAAGTAACCGATAA
- a CDS encoding neutral sphingomyelinase activation associated factor-like protein (TriTrypDB/GeneDB-style sysID: LpmP.23.1850): protein MRRRHSRLTLYWLTDKEWFLGEEECVRPSSGWRSFLSTVREGTLSLASEHLFFDDGSPNIVIFPLSRVVDAVVQLCDAHIAVTFTCKNALQREVLVPPSGIHSVPGICSPYPNKEAWVFHFARTSEWVAESLRSLFTRHHIEDVLSRREVALQNVSSAVSFCARRQFPMREQRGVLYIGDVDVAFQPLFPLPPHGVVRLDRQQCRHTFARWIIFEAVGLDVYTSESPEATPALSLIFNNPRERDQAMHLLAERLGVPPYRVSIHAVVDAWRHRSISSYEYLLHLNKWASRCANDVFQYPIFPWVIADYTSPQLDFSQPSTFRDLSKPIGALSPSRLTLLQERAEFLREAEETAYLYSTHYSSAAIVAYYLVRPHPEFQLSLQGGTLDVPERIMESIPQLWRSVTTNSSNFRELIPQFFNEDFAALHGPPLLPLGLHTDGSPVAAFVKLPPWAASSEDFVRQHRSALESDIVSASLHLWIDLVFGIAQTGDKARAADNLFHPFSYPQCGRQLSVPGLHLSSREYAREFGNVPIQLFADAHPPRAKTVHALVFTAEASEACGCASDHANEERILRMMEELHLIDDTADTVIDSVDGDDDGTHGLPTHAAVLTIVSTISLDCRSARFVTLGYTQDNSPALETAALLVVGSDQRIAMLLDVVTGERIRSFPDFDGLITATAFYDGNVFVFTESRSCYVLSLTSHAVVHFTAEVTPAPVIYACFTSQLVVLADSNAQLSGWAMPCRTSSLLFESPLSFTCEASSRVMCMGRSAAGDVIVAATEQLEIFLCHGGTCCECLLQQVPAASTVLHAMPADKLTRFWVFFVEEAALYDLGGIPLRRISTTPASIMTCPQLVSQLYPLCVHMHSGKLEVFQLLQTGKQAVPLQCSPLRSLQLSSAGSLVAFVGTTVVDSKQSLVLTMARLTAQSIV from the coding sequence ATGCGTCGACGGCACTCGCGTTTGACGCTTTACTGGCTCACTGACAAGGAGTGGTTTCTCGGCGAGGAGGAATGTGTGCGACCGTCGTCTGGGTGGAGGTCGTTTCTGAGCACTGTCCGGGAGGGCACACTGTCGCTGGCGTCTGAGCATCTGTTCTTCGACGATGGCAGCCCGAACATCGTTATTTTCCCACTGTCGAGGGTGGTGGATGCCGTCGTGCAGCTCTGTGATGCGCACATTGCCGTAACCTTCACGTGTAAGAATGCACTGCAGCGCGAAGTGCTTGTGCCGCCAAGCGGAATTCACTCCGTTCCTGGGATCTGCAGTCCATACCCCAACAAGGAGGCGTGGGTGTTTCACTTTGCCCGCACGTCTGAGTGGGTCGCAGAGTCCCTCCGCAGTCTCTTCACCCGGCATCACATCGAGGACGTGTTGTCACGCCGTGAGGTTGCCTTGCAGAATGTGTCCTCCGCTGTCAGCTTCTGCGCGCGGCGTCAGTTCCCAATGCGCGAGCAGAGGGGCGTTCTCTACATTGGCGATGTCGACGTTGCCTTTCAGCCGCTCTTCCCTTTGCCGCCGCACGGTGTAGTGAGGTTGGACCGTCAGCAGTGCCGGCACACCTTCGCTCGGTGGATCATCTTCGAAGCGGTGGGGCTGGACGTGTACACGTCCGAGTCACCTGAGGCCACTCCCGCACTGTCGCTTATCTTCAACAACCCTCGCGAAAGAGACCAGGCTATGCATCTACTTGCTGAGCGCCTTGGGGTTCCGCCTTACCGTGTCTCCATCCACGCTGTTGTAGATGCGTGGAGGCACCGCTCCATATCCAGTTACGAGTATCTCTTGCACCTGAACAAGTGGGCGTCCCGGTGCGCAAACGACGTCTTCCAGTACCCCATCTTTCCTTGGGTAATTGCCGACTACACATCGCCTCAGCTGGACTTTTCTCAGCCGTCCACCTTCCGAGACTTGAGCAAGCCAATAGGGGCCCTCTCCCCGTCGAGGCTCACCCTTCTCCAGGAGCGAGCTGAGTTCCTgcgggaggcagaggagacggCATACTTGTACTCCACGCACTACTCTTCTGCAGCTATCGTCGCCTACTATCTTGTTCGCCCGCACCCAGAGTTTCAGCTGAGTCTACAAGGCGGCACACTAGATGTGCCGGAGCGCATTATGGAATCTATTCCACAGCTTTGGCGCAGCGTCACCACAAACTCGAGCAACTTCCGTGAACTCATCCCACAGTTCTTCAACGAGGACTTCGCAGCGCTACACGgaccccctcttcttcctctcggTTTGCACACAGACGGATCTCCGGTGGCCGCGTTTGTTAAGCTGCCTCCGTGGGCGGCTAGCAGCGAGGACTTTGTACGGCAACATCGGTCCGCTCTCGAGAGCGATAttgtctctgcctctctccacttATGGATTGACCTCGTTTTTGGCATTGCGCAGACCGGGGATAAGGCGCGGGCCGCGGATAACTTGTTTCACCCCTTCTCGTACCCGCAGTGTGGCAGGCAGTTGAGCGTACCTGGCCTGCACCTCTCATCTCGCGAGTACGCAAGAGAGTTCGGGAACGTGCCCATTCAACTCTTCGCTGATGCACATCCGCCGCGCGCGAAGACAGTGCATGCTCTTGTGTTCACCGCGGAAGCATCAGAGGCGTGTGGCTGCGCGAGCGATCATGCCAACGAAGAGCGGATCTTGCGCATGATGGAAGAGCTGCACCTCATAGACGACACAGCCGACACCGTGATCGACTCGGTGGACGGAGATGACGACGGCACCCACGGGCTGCCCACCCACGCGGCAGTTCTCACCATCGTCTCTACTATCTCTCTGGATTGCCGATCGGCCCGTTTCGTCACACTCGGCTACACGCAAGACAACTCACCCGCATtggagacggcagcgctgcttgttGTCGGCAGTGATCAGCGCATAGCAATGCTACTCGACGTCGTGACGGGTGAGCGCATTCGCTCCTTCCCTGACTTTGATGGCCtcatcactgccaccgccttcTACGACGGCAACGTGTTCGTCTTCACCGAGAGCAGAAGTTGCTACGTTCTGTCACTCACTTCGCACGCGGTGGTGCATTTCACTGCTGAGGTGACGCCTGCCCCTGTGATCTACGCCTGTTTCACATCACAGCTAGTCGTTCTTGCGGACTCGAACGCTCAACTTTCAGGTTGGGCAATGCCGTGCAGAACATCCTCATTGTTGTTTGAGTCACCGCTCTCGTTTACGTGCGAGGCCTCCTCCCGGGTCATGTGCATGGGCCGCTCCGCGGCTGGCGACGTCATTGTTGCCGCTACCGAGCAGTTGGAGATTTTTTTATGTCATGGAGGCACGTGCTGCGAGTGCTTGCTTCAACAGGTGCCTGCGGCGTCAACGGTGCTGCACGCCATGCCGGCAGATAAGCTCACGCGATTCTGGGTGTTCTTTGTCGAGGAGGCCGCTCTATACGATCTTGGTGGCATCCCGCTGAGGCGTATTTCCACCACTCCGGCATCGATCATGACGTGCCCTCAGTTGGTCTCTCAGCTCTACCCGCTCTGCGTGCACATGCACAGCGGAAAACTCGAGGTgtttcagctgctgcagaccGGCAAGCAggccgtgccgctgcagtgcagtcCGCTGCGGTCTCTACAACTTTCGTCCGCAGGCAGCCTCGTCGCCTTTGTAGGCACCACCGTTGTCGATTCCAAGCAGTCGCTCGTCCTCACAATGGCCAGACTGACGGCTCAGTCGATTGTGTGA